The nucleotide sequence AAAGGTTTTCAGCCATTAGCCACCCTTGATTGTGATCGGTTTGTGGGTGCTGATCTCAGTGGCCGTCAGCTTGACGAGGCCAACTTGGTTGAGCATGACTTGAGTGATGCCAATTTACAAAAGGCTAGCCTGATTCATGCTGATTTTCGCATTGCCAAATTAGTCAATACCGATTTTCGTGGAGCCGATCTGACGGGTGCAGATTTTAGTTATGCCATATTAGATGGTGCGCGACTACAAGGAGCGAAACTCAGTAGTACTAAATTCTTTCATGTCGATCTAGACAAATTGGATTTGCAAGATGTCGATATAAGCCAGGCACAAGTGCTTGTTTGAGTGTGGCAATCAGTAAATAGATATTAATTTCGAGTATTTGTTGGCAATAAAAATCCCCTATACGCAATGCGTACAGGGGATTGTGTAGAGCGCTAAAATTTATAGATCGAAGCTAGCGCCGACACTGACGACAAAGGTGACTTCATCGGAGTTAGAACCAAGAGCGCTGGATCTTGCATTATCATTTGTTGAAAAACCAATGCTTGCTTCCCAAGTGTCGTCAAAAGATTTAACGAGGCTTGCATCAAAGTGAGTATAATCATCGTTGTTGTTGATGTCCCAGTTACCGATGACGAAACTTGCACTTAAAGTATCGTTAATAGGCAGGTCATATCCTAGTGAAAAATAAGGAGCATCTTGCTCGTCGCCATTAAAAACAACATTAAAGGCTTGAATGTAGGTGAATGAAAACTGGCCATAACCAAGACCAATGACCAATTCTTCGTAATCTTGGAAGAAGTCTTCGCGTGTATAAGTGAGGGCTACCAGACCAATATCGTATGAAAGGGCGCCAGCTTCGCCTGCGTAGCCAACATAGTAATCAATCTCGTTTTCACCAGCAGAACCGGTTGTGCCGCCGCCAACATTCGAACCCCAAACACCAACGTAGAAACCAGCACCTGAATCCCAATCAACGCCGCCAGATACCGCAGCTTCGCCACCAGTTTGTGAAATACCTCGAAACAAGTAATCACTTGCAACACCTGCATTGGCTGAAAATGAGCCAGTAGCACTAGCAACCATAGGTACAGTCATGCCAGCAATCGCTAGCGAAGTCGCCAGGGCAAGCGGGCTAAGTTTTTGAGTCAAGGACATTATTATCTCCTGGTTAATAAGGTAAAAAAATAGGTAGTTCAATGCCCGTGCGTACTGTCCTGTGTCTAGGTCATACAGTACCGAGGCTGTATCTTCCATAGCAGCTAATGTGCCAAGAGTATTTTCTATTTATTTAACAATGAGTTAAGTTAACTCTGAAGGTGGGAGTTGTTTTGCCAAAAAATAAATGCACAGTTTTGATTCACTATATGCCTATTTCGCACAGCTTTGGTGCGCAGTAGTATGCTGACGTTAAGGCGAGCTAGCTTAGTGCTTTGGCGTAGGCGGTTTCAGACAAGGCGCTCCATTGGGCATTGTCTTTGGCAAAGGCGCGGTAGGCGTTAAGCACTTTGGCAAAGGTGGCGTCTTTGGCTGCTTCTTCATTCAGTGATTCTTCGGTCAGTTGTTTGAGCGCAGTGATGACATCATCAGGGAAGGGCAGGATTTCGACTTTGTGTTCTTCACGTAAAGTTTTGAGTGCAGTGAGGTTTTTGGCTTCGAACTCAGACAGCATCCAGATATTACTGGCCGCTGCTGCATTCTCGACGATTAGTTGCAGATCTTCGGGTAGCTGTTGCCAGGCATCCGTGTTGATGATGAGCTCTAAGGTGGGGCCGGGCTCGTGCCAACCAGGGTAGTAATAATATTCTGCCGCACGATGCAGGCCGAGCCGCAGATCATGATAAGGCCCGACCCATTCCGTGGCATCGATATTACCGCGTTCCAGTGAGGTATAAATTTCACCACCAGATAATAAGACGGGGTTGGCGCCCGCTTTGGCCATGACTTTGGCGCCTAACCCAGGGATGCGTATTTTAAGTCCTTTCAGATCAGCAATAGATTCAATCTTTTTACGAAACCAGCCACCCATTTGCACGCCGGTATTGCCCATCGGTAGCGGGGTCAAATTAAACGGTTGATAGATTTCTTGCCATAGTTCTCGGCCGCCACCGTAATACATCCAGGCGTTCATACCTTGCGCATTAAGACCAAAAGGCACGGCGGTAAAAAATTGTGCCGCAGGAACCTTGCCTGCCCAATAATAGGCGGCACCATGCCCCATTTCGACCGTACCTTGTGATACGGCATCAAAACTTTGCAAGGCTGGAATGAGTTCGCCGCCGGCGAATACAGCAATACGTAAACGATTATTACTCATCAACGCGACGTCTTTGCTGAAGCGTTCGACACCTTCGTGAAAGATGGGAAAATTAGGTGGCCAGGTGGTGACAATTTTCCAATTGAAGCGTTGATCTGAAACAGCAGCTGTGCTCTGTTCGCCACGTTCACAGGCAGCCAACCCTGTAGCGATACCAGCAGCGCCTAGGCCTTGTACAAATTGACGTCTTTTCATTCTTGTTCCTATATTGCTTGCAGATTGGCGTAGGCAGCGACCAACCATTTGCTACCTGCGGCATTAAAATTAATTTGTATACGCGCTTGGCTGCCTTGTCCTTCGTAACTCATAATGGTGCCTTCACCAAACTTGGGGTGTGCCACTTGCTGGCCAAGGCGCAAGCCTAACGGT is from Gammaproteobacteria bacterium and encodes:
- the dctP gene encoding TRAP transporter substrate-binding protein DctP; its protein translation is MKRRQFVQGLGAAGIATGLAACERGEQSTAAVSDQRFNWKIVTTWPPNFPIFHEGVERFSKDVALMSNNRLRIAVFAGGELIPALQSFDAVSQGTVEMGHGAAYYWAGKVPAAQFFTAVPFGLNAQGMNAWMYYGGGRELWQEIYQPFNLTPLPMGNTGVQMGGWFRKKIESIADLKGLKIRIPGLGAKVMAKAGANPVLLSGGEIYTSLERGNIDATEWVGPYHDLRLGLHRAAEYYYYPGWHEPGPTLELIINTDAWQQLPEDLQLIVENAAAASNIWMLSEFEAKNLTALKTLREEHKVEILPFPDDVITALKQLTEESLNEEAAKDATFAKVLNAYRAFAKDNAQWSALSETAYAKALS
- a CDS encoding pentapeptide repeat-containing protein, translating into KGFQPLATLDCDRFVGADLSGRQLDEANLVEHDLSDANLQKASLIHADFRIAKLVNTDFRGADLTGADFSYAILDGARLQGAKLSSTKFFHVDLDKLDLQDVDISQAQVLV